CCCAGCCAGGGCAGCGTTGGATGACAGGGTGAGTCCTAAGAACAGAGGGTGATGCACAGGAGTCAGAGGTCAGAGGTTGGGCAGTGGTTGGAGGCTGTGTCGCCGCCCACAGCCCCCAGCCAATTCCATCCTGTACAGTTTCTGTTGGCAGAGGTGGGAGGACCCCGGGGGTCCACCCTAGGGGCAGAAAGTTGAACGGTGGCGGATGCACACTGGAGCACTTTGCAGCGATTGAAAGCAAGGATTAGAAGCTCACCTATCGACCCTGAGGGATCTCAAAAACATAGCTGTCAAGTgtggaataaaagaaataaaatgagatatacaGTACACTCTTctgtatgtaaattaaaacacATCCAAACAAAAAGcgacacccattttacagaaatataTACGAAAAACAGATACACGTTCAACATGTTAGAAAGGCTGACGTTCTAATATGAGAGGGGGGAATTGCAGGTAAAAGGGAAGATAAacagagagaataaataaataaagccagaaAGGGGGCTTTCAAGAACTAATTGAAGAAAATGGGCCTGAATTGAAGAATTTTGTTCAAATCAACGCTCTGGATCTGAGATCCATCAGGACAAACTTACGAAAGGCTGGTTGGACGCTTAGGTAAAAACCTAAAGGAGGAGAATTCTGGTGGTGAATCCTGGGGAAGGGAGAGCCAGAGAGTGGGCCTCAGCCGCAGGGTCCCCCCTCTCTAAGAAGGAGAGGGCAGGGGGCCCAGATCCCCTGTGCCCAGGGACCTGCCTCCCTCTGACCCCTCTCAGAGAGAAAGCCAGGGTGGACACCCAAGGggaaggacaggggagggagagagactgaaGGTGATGCTGTTGTCCCCTCCCATGGGTCCTTGGGCAGGACCCTGTGCCCTCCCTAGCCCCCAAGCCAGCTCCCACCAGTCCCTGCCAGGGACACTTAGCCAAGGAAGTCCTGCCAAGACACCTCCAGAGGCTGCCCCGCCCACTTTGACCAGGCTCCCTGCAGACAGTATCTCGGAAGCCAGGTTAGAGGCTAAGAGGACAGCACTGGTAAATTCTATGGCATAGAAATTGACCGGCACCCAAACTGCTGAAGCAGTGGAGCTTTGATGGGGAGATGAGGACACCAGAACTGGGGTCACACCCACTGCCCTTAAAAATCTCAAGGGGCTCCAAGGGGTAGAGAGGCTGCTCTGAGCTTGTGGAAGATGCAGGCCTGGGAAGGGTCCAAGATATGGTACTGGGGTTACATAAGGACCTGTgtgaggggaaggtggggaggcgGCTGGAGGGAAATTTTACTTCCCGAGGTGGGCTGCTTCCCTCCTCCTGAAACATAGATTTCTAGAACTCCCTTAGATCTCCATGGAGTAATTTAAAATGTGCCAGAATTAGGAAATCAGAACGAATTACGTTTTTAAGGCCTATACCACGGTCAGGTTGTTCTGGGTTCCTGTTCTCATGCACTCTCCTCACTAACTCAGCGAGAAGGATGAGATTACTATCCCCACTTTACGATGAGGAAATActggcacagagagggtaagagaTTCATCCAAGATCACAAAGCTTGGCTTGGCAAAGTGGGACTCGACCCAGGTCCAGCTGCTTCCAAAGCGTGGGCTTGAATGGCTCTGATTCGGTTCCTCCTAATGCTTGTCTCTTCCCCCTACCCAGGCGCACGGCTTGAGGGTCACCCGGGCACGGACTAGGCTCTTGGCTTCCAGAGTCCCAGAGCCCAGCTGGGGGCTTAAGTCACTTCCCTTCCAAGACCCAGCTTCTCTGCCTGCAGCCACCCAGATGAGAAACATGAGACAGTTCTTCCAGTGGATGCAGACGGGTCTCCCCTCCACTCGCcgagccccccgccccccgaggGTAGGGGCGGCAGGAAGGAgccgcccctgcccacccctgcctGTCTTACCCACAGGAGCAGACTTTCTGAAGATGTGGAACTGACCTGTGGGTCTTGAGCTTGTCTGTGTTCTGGGAGCCCTTGAGGCTAGCTGGGAGCTGTATGAGTGAACTGGGGCAGCATCTGAGGGAGAGAGCCTGGTGGAGGAGGGGCCGTGAAGGAAGACGGGGGTGAAGGCCAGAGTGGGGACCTGGGCCGGGGTCCTGGAGCCAACAGGACGAGATCTGAGACTCCAGTCTAAAGTGGAAGCAGGGCTGCCAGAAACTGGGTATGAGTTATCTGCATGGACAGACAGGCAGGTGGCAGAGGCCAGGTCAACACACATAGAATGCCTGCCACCTGACCCAGGGCCAGGCAGCCAGCGGGCCTTAGGAGACAGCTGAGCGTTCTGCACTGACGAGCCTCTTGGGAGCCCCACCAGGGGAGGGAGGCCTGTCTGTCCTTGCAGGTTCTGGCCAGTCTCCCTTGGAGCCCAAGGACCCTGAGCTCTACACCAACCGGGACAGAGCTCtctggagaaatgcaaattctctacCTACCTGAAGAGCTCCAAAGGCCACCAGGCCAGGCAGACAAGTGTGGCTGAGTTCCTAGACTCATGATACAGTCAGACCCAGAGtcttgggtggggaggggaggggtcaaGAATCCCTGAGGATAAAGTGTTTCATAACTGAGGGTCAATGGCTCAAACTGACCCCAGGGCCAAGCCATCCTGTATTGCTGCCTCTGGCTGACATCTTTGAAGACATGTGATCCACCATCCCATCCAAAGAGCAGCggaactgaggctcaaaggggAGACATGACCTTCCCAGGATCACAGCTGGGTGGCAGGACTGCAACAGACCTGGCTTCCTGTCGCAGACAGCAGTGCCCATTCTTACAGACTTCCTGCTGCCCCCAACCCTGAAGCCATGGCTCTGCAGATGCACTGCGCCCTGCCTGGTAGACAAGAATGCAGTGCAGACACTCGTGAAGATCACAGCATCTCTTCTTTATTTCCTATGCTTCTTTGAAGGATTTTAGGAGGCAGAGGACTTGTCATGTGGGGGACTGACCTCCTGAGGCCCTGGAGGGTCATCTCCAGCCCGGGAGCCCCTCTCTGCTTCAGTACTGGATCctggtggaggagaggaaggagcttTCTTCTTTCTACCCCACAGCCAGGCCCCAAGAGCTgacccagctgagcccaggatGATGTTGGATGACATGGAAAGTCCGGCTGCccctgggagagaggagggggttaGAGCACAAGGGGACAGGCAGCCCCGGCAGCTCCCGGCAAGACTGGGGAGGTCAGAGAACCCAGGACCCACAGGAGGCCCAAGACCCAGACATCCCAGTCCTGTTCCCTCCTCTACTTCCTGAAACCCCAGGAGGTCTGCTTTGGGGAGGGGCTGCTGCCCATGGCTGCCCGAAGAGGAGACACGCACTCTGGTGGTGACTCCACCAGCGACAGGACAGACCCTCTGAGAAATGGCACAGggcctctgcctcttcctccccagcACGAGGCTGGGCCCAGCGAGGGGAGGGCCCTACGCA
Above is a genomic segment from Pseudorca crassidens isolate mPseCra1 chromosome 1, mPseCra1.hap1, whole genome shotgun sequence containing:
- the LOC137218968 gene encoding interferon alpha-inducible protein 27-like protein 2A isoform X2 → MWGTFFGMASVAVIGGAVAVGAVPVVLGAMGFTGAGIAASSLAAKMMSAAAIANGGGVAAGSLVATLQSVGAAGLSMSSNIILGSAGSALGAWLWGRKKKAPSSPPPGSSTEAERGSRAGDDPPGPQEVSPPHDKSSAS